The region CCACGTCAGCCGTAGCGAAAAGATGATCCTCCTCTTGGCTCTCCTCAAAAAAGAGAACCCCGAAAGTGTCATCATCTTTAGTAACACCAAGGCGGGGGCGGGACAAATTGCCAAGCGCCTCAAAGCTGCCGGCTATAATTGTGCGCTCATCGAAGGCAGTATTCAGCAGAAAAAGCGTCTACAAATCATCAATAACATGAAAAATGGCAACATCAAAATCCTCGCTGCCACCGATATCGCCTCCCGTGGACTACACATCCCAGACCTCTCGCTCGTCATCAACTTCGACCTCCCCGACGATGCCGAAAATTACATCCACCGCATCGGACGCACCGCCCGTGGCTCACAAACCACCGGTCTTGCCATCAGCTTCGCCTGTGAGCGCTTTGTCTACAACCTCGCCTCCATCGAGAAGCTCATCAAAAAGAAGATCCCCATGTCCATCATCGACAACGAGCTTCAACAATTGGTCGATCTCACCATCAAAGAGGAAGCATCGCGCCCCAAACCTGTCGGGCAAGAGTCAACCTCGCATTACGAACATCGTAGAAAAGATCATCCCAGACGCGAACCTTCTTCCTCTCCTCGCTCCAGTCGCAATTACGGCGAAAAATCCCCCAAAAGCAACCACAAACCCACCAATACCCGCCCCAAAACCACCAAAGATCACGCGCCAGAACGCGACCACGAAGTACACCCACCACGAGAAGCAACGCGTAAACCTCGCCCCGATCGCCCAGCCCGATCCCAGCACGATCGTAACGATCGCCCACAAACCGAACGCCCCACACGCTCGTCCCACCCACGCAATGATCGCCCCGATCGTCCCCAACGCTCTGCCCCTAGCGACCGTACCCCCCGCAATGGTCAACACGAATCGCGTGCGAAACATTCCCGATCTCATACAACAGCCTCTCAACAGAATCGCCCACAAAGCCCCCATCAGGCTAAACCAAAAGGCGCATCCCACCCCAATCCACCCAAACCAAAGGGACAGAAGCCTCACGAAGATAAGTCTAAAGGCATCTTCAATTTTTTCAACAAAATTTTCTCCAAAGAGGATTAATCTAG is a window of Entomospira culicis DNA encoding:
- a CDS encoding DEAD/DEAH box helicase, whose translation is MQFSQFPLDPRLLKGLQAINYETCTPVQEATLKAVLEAKKDVYAQSQTGTGKTASFLIATFWHLLKPENQDKFALILVPTRELVVQIEKEAKAIGQFLSFNMATIYGGTAYDKQLHSLRRNPRIVVATPGRLLDFADKQAINLQNAGVLVIDEADRLFDMGFHKDLLKIIKMLPAPQDRLNLLFSATLNNKVGQLAWEHMNNPESIVIKAQSPTVEGIEQRLFHVSRSEKMILLLALLKKENPESVIIFSNTKAGAGQIAKRLKAAGYNCALIEGSIQQKKRLQIINNMKNGNIKILAATDIASRGLHIPDLSLVINFDLPDDAENYIHRIGRTARGSQTTGLAISFACERFVYNLASIEKLIKKKIPMSIIDNELQQLVDLTIKEEASRPKPVGQESTSHYEHRRKDHPRREPSSSPRSSRNYGEKSPKSNHKPTNTRPKTTKDHAPERDHEVHPPREATRKPRPDRPARSQHDRNDRPQTERPTRSSHPRNDRPDRPQRSAPSDRTPRNGQHESRAKHSRSHTTASQQNRPQSPHQAKPKGASHPNPPKPKGQKPHEDKSKGIFNFFNKIFSKED